Proteins encoded by one window of Gemmatimonadota bacterium:
- a CDS encoding PAS domain-containing protein has translation MVALAGEAARDGGWLLAGLTALAALGAAVGTFRLGGRALRAAGLALALLGAVAGTVAFRLFRVERLVHQVVAESVTEATGARDRLLGAALASATRAADNALQRLASSADRAPLDDLAADGTLERSIAVLAGDSILALVGPHRVAPVAGRGEVTLITTPFVQLAVVSRTRGAREAQVTLLLDAAPGVPTAGASLARGAGGWQRVGWHWNVPAREVRYTTVAEALAGVRVAMTAVPPEAGALQERERGLAKLLLAAAMSLVALLTLIGGAPTVVRAGAILVPLWAVMRAEVTPALLGPTAVVAMLAAVAMLLLAVLLWRRPLRRSPIGMVASILLLATAPPLVALVGRRVVPVTDSTSIVAWFWWQAVLALATAAFLAVASAPLRTPDDHQASSRWGFAAAIAAVVIGVIGIVAWQPAAWALWYAPLWLIPFAAFLPVTAPRARLVAIATTAGILAALSTWGASLEQRMALANADVARLGDTPDLEARAALDAFAITLGRDRPTTLDRLLVDWFDSPLQRLGVPTHLALWDSDGLPPRDQVALDALDVVWADLDSLVRVGGTTPRHVTMLRGAGRHEVLVLPLAADTIATVTIGPRSRLVVPTRFGRLIGWRAPLDPPYRMSLVSGVGSPGRDSSFTRIGRKVAAVRAVVIGDRTQAVRVELEMSRQRPFAVRAALVVLLDLFLVLGIWQLVQWLLTASVWRPQPVFQRSYRRTVATALAAFFIVPALLFTLWSVLRLRGDATRQRADEVTRTLRDVAVAGGLAIADAPAPDLEALRRLADREDTELGIYRRGRLVAASLPLLTDLGLMAPALDPAVRPAPGTDVRAVPVALPGVGLRLGVEQASNPETLIAGALPGSEADLAQEQVDLLLLLLLVSLGGGLAAVLVAGLVARALGQPIELLRRTALAIGRREALPPARDIPAEFGPVFGAIAQMQDDLQESETELEAGRARTAAILSTVATGVIGVDADGLVIHANPRATELLGRAVVTGAPLLEQLPANWAPVVAGVRRLLGPTTRDAESRELEIGEQQFAVTLAPLADGGLVLALTDITAASRAARIVAWGEMARQVAHEIKNPLTPMRLGLQHLRRVRADGGAGLPELVDQTAERLLGEIDRLDRIARSFARYGAPPEVATPLEAIDLVDAAREMASLFSLGGDGTTVEVEIEPGAGGLVAARREELSQVLLNLVDNARGAGATQIRLLVGAGVLTAADNGPGIPADQVGRIFDPTFSTTTSGTGLGLAIVRRLVEGWGGTVAVDGGAGSGARFTIRFLRAGGAQVASTVGGVGGV, from the coding sequence GTGGTCGCCTTGGCGGGCGAGGCGGCGCGGGACGGGGGCTGGCTCCTCGCCGGATTGACCGCGTTGGCGGCGTTGGGGGCAGCCGTGGGGACGTTTCGCCTCGGCGGGCGGGCACTCCGGGCGGCCGGGCTGGCGTTGGCCCTGCTGGGCGCGGTCGCCGGCACGGTGGCCTTCCGGCTCTTCCGGGTTGAACGGCTCGTCCACCAGGTCGTGGCCGAATCGGTCACCGAGGCGACCGGTGCCCGTGATCGGCTCCTCGGCGCCGCCCTCGCCTCGGCGACCCGCGCCGCTGACAACGCCCTGCAACGACTCGCCAGCAGTGCCGACCGGGCACCGCTCGACGACCTCGCCGCCGACGGGACGCTGGAGCGTTCGATCGCCGTCCTTGCCGGGGATTCTATCCTCGCCCTGGTCGGTCCGCATCGCGTGGCCCCTGTCGCCGGCCGCGGCGAGGTCACCCTGATTACCACGCCGTTCGTGCAGCTTGCTGTTGTCTCGCGGACGCGCGGCGCGCGCGAGGCGCAGGTGACGCTCCTCCTCGACGCCGCGCCCGGCGTCCCGACGGCGGGCGCCTCGTTGGCGCGCGGGGCGGGCGGCTGGCAGCGCGTCGGCTGGCACTGGAACGTCCCGGCGCGCGAGGTGCGCTACACCACGGTCGCCGAGGCGCTGGCCGGCGTGCGCGTCGCAATGACGGCCGTGCCACCCGAGGCGGGTGCGTTGCAGGAGCGCGAGCGTGGGCTTGCCAAGCTCCTCCTCGCTGCCGCGATGTCCCTCGTCGCGTTGCTGACCCTCATCGGTGGCGCGCCGACGGTGGTGCGCGCTGGCGCGATCCTCGTCCCGCTCTGGGCCGTCATGCGCGCCGAGGTGACGCCCGCGCTGTTGGGACCGACGGCAGTCGTCGCCATGCTCGCGGCGGTCGCGATGTTGCTGCTTGCGGTGCTGCTCTGGCGCCGTCCACTCCGCCGCTCCCCGATCGGGATGGTGGCGTCGATCCTGCTGCTCGCGACGGCGCCGCCGTTGGTCGCGCTGGTCGGTCGCCGCGTGGTGCCGGTGACGGACTCGACCTCGATCGTGGCGTGGTTCTGGTGGCAAGCGGTGCTGGCGTTGGCGACCGCCGCCTTCCTCGCCGTGGCGTCCGCCCCCCTGCGCACGCCGGACGACCACCAGGCGTCGTCGCGCTGGGGCTTCGCCGCGGCGATAGCCGCCGTCGTCATCGGCGTGATCGGAATCGTGGCGTGGCAACCCGCCGCCTGGGCGCTCTGGTATGCGCCGCTCTGGTTGATTCCCTTCGCGGCGTTCCTCCCGGTCACCGCGCCACGGGCGCGTCTGGTGGCGATCGCCACGACGGCAGGGATTCTTGCGGCGCTGTCGACGTGGGGTGCCTCGCTCGAGCAGCGGATGGCACTGGCCAACGCCGACGTCGCCCGATTGGGCGACACGCCCGATCTGGAGGCGCGCGCCGCGCTCGATGCGTTCGCCATCACGCTGGGCCGCGATCGCCCCACGACACTCGATCGGTTGCTGGTCGACTGGTTCGACTCGCCACTGCAACGACTGGGTGTGCCGACGCACCTTGCCCTGTGGGATAGCGACGGCCTCCCGCCACGCGACCAGGTCGCCCTCGATGCGCTCGATGTGGTGTGGGCAGACCTCGACTCGTTGGTCCGCGTCGGCGGCACGACGCCTCGACACGTGACGATGCTGCGCGGTGCCGGCCGTCACGAGGTGCTCGTCCTGCCACTGGCCGCCGACACCATTGCCACGGTCACCATCGGACCGCGCTCTCGCCTCGTGGTGCCCACACGATTCGGGCGGTTGATCGGCTGGCGTGCGCCGCTCGATCCACCGTATCGGATGAGCTTGGTGAGTGGCGTCGGGTCACCGGGTCGGGACTCTTCCTTTACCCGGATCGGACGCAAGGTCGCGGCGGTCCGCGCGGTCGTCATCGGGGATCGGACGCAAGCGGTGCGCGTGGAACTCGAGATGTCGCGGCAGCGCCCCTTCGCGGTGCGCGCGGCCCTAGTCGTGTTGCTCGATCTCTTCCTCGTCCTCGGCATCTGGCAATTGGTGCAGTGGCTGCTGACTGCCTCGGTCTGGCGCCCGCAGCCCGTCTTCCAGCGATCGTATCGCCGTACCGTGGCGACGGCGCTCGCCGCCTTCTTCATTGTGCCGGCGTTGCTCTTCACGCTCTGGTCGGTCCTCCGCCTCCGAGGCGATGCGACGCGCCAACGCGCCGATGAAGTGACGCGCACGCTCCGCGACGTCGCCGTCGCCGGGGGCCTTGCCATTGCGGATGCCCCCGCACCCGACCTCGAGGCGTTGCGACGACTGGCTGATCGCGAAGACACCGAGCTCGGCATCTATCGCCGCGGGCGGCTCGTCGCCGCATCCCTGCCGCTGCTGACCGATCTCGGGCTGATGGCGCCCGCACTCGACCCCGCAGTGCGGCCCGCGCCGGGGACTGACGTGCGCGCCGTGCCGGTCGCTCTCCCCGGCGTGGGGCTGCGACTCGGCGTCGAGCAGGCGTCGAACCCCGAAACGCTGATCGCCGGTGCGCTGCCTGGCAGCGAAGCCGACCTGGCCCAGGAACAGGTCGACCTGCTGCTGCTCCTCCTGTTGGTGTCACTCGGCGGCGGACTCGCGGCCGTGCTCGTCGCCGGCCTGGTGGCGCGCGCGCTCGGGCAGCCGATCGAGCTCTTGCGACGCACCGCGCTCGCCATCGGCCGTCGCGAAGCGCTGCCGCCGGCGCGCGACATTCCGGCCGAGTTCGGTCCCGTGTTCGGCGCGATTGCGCAGATGCAGGATGACCTCCAGGAGAGTGAGACGGAACTCGAAGCGGGGCGCGCGCGCACGGCAGCCATCCTCAGCACCGTCGCGACCGGTGTGATCGGTGTCGATGCCGATGGCCTGGTGATTCACGCCAACCCGCGCGCCACCGAATTGCTGGGGCGTGCCGTGGTGACGGGTGCACCATTGCTTGAGCAACTGCCCGCCAACTGGGCGCCGGTGGTCGCCGGTGTGCGGCGGCTGCTCGGCCCCACGACGCGGGACGCGGAGAGTCGTGAGCTGGAGATCGGCGAGCAGCAGTTTGCCGTCACGTTGGCACCGCTCGCCGATGGCGGCCTGGTGCTGGCGCTCACTGACATCACGGCGGCGTCGCGCGCGGCGCGCATCGTGGCATGGGGTGAGATGGCGCGGCAGGTAGCGCACGAGATCAAGAATCCGCTGACGCCGATGCGGTTGGGGTTGCAGCATCTGCGGCGGGTACGGGCCGACGGCGGCGCGGGGTTGCCGGAGCTCGTTGACCAGACCGCCGAGCGGCTGCTCGGCGAGATCGACCGCCTCGATCGGATCGCCCGCTCGTTTGCCCGGTATGGGGCACCGCCCGAAGTGGCCACACCGCTCGAGGCCATTGACCTGGTCGACGCGGCCCGCGAGATGGCGTCGCTCTTTTCGCTGGGCGGAGATGGCACCACGGTCGAGGTGGAGATCGAGCCTGGCGCGGGAGGGCTGGTCGCCGCGCGGCGGGAGGAATTGTCGCAGGTGCTCCTCAATCTGGTCGACAACGCCCGCGGGGCGGGGGCCACCCAGATCCGGCTCCTGGTGGGTGCCGGGGTGCTGACCGCGGCCGACAACGGCCCCGGGATTCCCGCCGACCAGGTCGGGCGGATCTTCGACCCGACCTTCTCGACCACGACCAGCGGGACCGGGCTGGGCCTGGCGATCGTCCGCCGGCTGGTCGAGGGGTGGGGCGGGACGGTGGCCGTCGACGGGGGGGCGGGGAGCGGGGCCCGCTTCACGATCCGCTTCTTGCGGGCCGGGGGTGCTCAGGTCGCCTCAACCGTTGGGGGGGTGGGGGGCGTATAA
- a CDS encoding TolC family protein, with protein sequence MSSRVVGGILALLVVAGAHGAAAQAGPSLPRQLSLGEALSLARQNSPTYRQTLNDEGPAAAAVRAAYGALFPTLNSSTGISYSRAGRQTFANQVFSQGSNTVASNYNLSASWSLSARELMAPGQQKAQQRVVEENITGAGNTLTADVTTQYLAVLRATASVEVARQQLARNEDFLTLARARQQVGQTNIIDVRTAEVNRGRSQVALLRAQQAETDAKIELIRRLGMPTQLDVDSIRLTETFQLVEPTYQLGTLLAAAGADNPSIRAAEAQHESARIGVRSAKAAYLPSFSISTGLSGFTQQYTDINPQLAGALASAQGTKSNCEFQNGILSRLTSAHPSPNGGIIADCNSYAGLDATGGALQADIAQSIRDRNSGWPFSFTRQPWSISAGLSLPLWDGFSRAQATSQAKAQEDDARESARARRLEVAGTVQSRLGAVRTAYQAAITLESNRTLAREQLQLAQDRYRIGQGTALEVADAQNAVTQAEADYVSAVYDYHQAVVALEAAVGRPLR encoded by the coding sequence ATGTCGAGTCGTGTGGTCGGCGGCATTCTTGCCCTACTGGTGGTCGCAGGCGCCCATGGCGCAGCCGCCCAGGCAGGACCTTCGCTCCCCCGTCAGCTTTCCCTTGGTGAGGCGCTCTCGCTCGCCCGGCAGAACAGCCCAACCTATCGCCAGACACTGAATGATGAGGGTCCGGCCGCCGCAGCGGTACGGGCGGCCTATGGCGCACTCTTCCCGACGTTGAACAGCAGCACCGGGATCAGCTACAGCCGAGCGGGCCGGCAGACCTTCGCCAATCAGGTCTTCTCGCAGGGCTCGAACACGGTCGCCTCGAACTACAACCTCTCCGCCTCGTGGAGCCTCTCGGCCCGCGAACTGATGGCACCGGGTCAGCAGAAGGCGCAGCAGCGCGTGGTGGAGGAGAATATCACCGGCGCGGGCAATACTCTCACCGCGGACGTGACGACCCAGTACCTCGCGGTGCTCCGGGCCACGGCGTCGGTCGAGGTGGCGCGCCAGCAGCTGGCCCGCAACGAGGACTTCCTGACCCTGGCGCGGGCGCGCCAGCAGGTTGGCCAGACCAACATCATCGATGTGCGCACGGCCGAGGTGAATCGCGGTCGCTCGCAGGTCGCGCTGCTCCGCGCCCAGCAGGCCGAGACCGACGCGAAGATCGAATTGATCCGCCGGCTCGGCATGCCCACGCAGCTCGATGTCGACTCGATCCGCCTGACCGAGACGTTCCAGCTGGTCGAGCCGACCTATCAGCTCGGCACGCTGCTGGCCGCGGCTGGTGCCGACAATCCGAGCATCCGCGCCGCCGAGGCGCAGCATGAGTCGGCGCGGATCGGCGTGCGGTCGGCCAAGGCGGCGTACCTGCCGTCGTTCTCGATCAGCACGGGGCTCAGCGGCTTCACCCAGCAGTACACCGACATCAATCCGCAGTTGGCGGGCGCCCTCGCGAGCGCGCAGGGCACCAAGTCGAACTGTGAGTTCCAGAACGGGATCCTCTCGCGGCTGACGTCGGCCCATCCGTCGCCGAACGGCGGAATCATCGCCGACTGCAACAGCTACGCGGGGCTCGACGCCACCGGCGGCGCGCTGCAGGCCGACATCGCCCAGAGCATCCGCGACCGCAACAGCGGCTGGCCGTTCTCCTTCACCCGTCAGCCCTGGTCGATCTCGGCCGGACTCTCGCTCCCGTTGTGGGACGGCTTCTCCCGGGCGCAGGCGACGTCGCAGGCGAAGGCGCAGGAAGATGACGCGCGCGAGTCGGCCCGCGCACGACGCCTCGAAGTGGCCGGCACGGTGCAGTCACGGCTCGGCGCCGTGCGCACCGCCTATCAGGCCGCCATCACGCTGGAATCCAACCGGACGCTCGCTCGCGAGCAGCTGCAGTTGGCGCAGGACCGCTACCGCATCGGCCAGGGCACGGCCCTCGAAGTTGCCGACGCGCAGAACGCAGTGACCCAGGCCGAGGCGGACTATGTCTCGGCCGTGTATGACTACCATCAGGCCGTCGTGGCGCTCGAAGCCGCGGTCGGTCGCCCCCTTCGCTGA
- a CDS encoding YifB family Mg chelatase-like AAA ATPase, with the protein MLARIRSATVLGVDALAIDVEVDITNGLPSFTTVGLPLGAVKEGRERVAAALGNAGYQLPLRRITVNLAPADVQKRGSALDLPIAVGILAASGQIVEDRLAGTLFLGELGLEGDLRPIRGALPIALAANAMGCTELILPAANVAEAAVVEGVTVRGAATLTEVCRHLGGEITLEPVRTDATALMAGAAFPDVDFADVKAQGAAKRALEVAAAGAHNILMIGPPGAGKTMLARRLPSILPSLTLAEALDVTRIHSVAGLLPLGEALLTQRPFRAPHHTVSYAGLIGGGSIPRPGEVSLAHHGVLFLDEVAELPSNVLEVLRQPLEDGHVTISRAAMTLGYPARFLFVAAMNPCPCGYAGDPVRQCLCPPLTVQKYLSRISGPLLDRMDIHLSVPPVAYGDLTSRGGAESSATIRARVEEARARQRERFKRSRGVFANAHMGPRELARHVPLDAATEAVMKSAIERLGLSARAYHRVLKLARTLADLAGSDQVTAAQVAEAIQYRVLDRGRE; encoded by the coding sequence CTGCTCGCTCGCATCCGATCCGCCACCGTCCTCGGCGTCGACGCCCTCGCCATCGACGTCGAAGTCGACATCACCAACGGCCTGCCGTCGTTCACCACCGTGGGCCTCCCGCTCGGCGCCGTCAAGGAAGGACGCGAACGGGTCGCCGCCGCGCTCGGCAACGCCGGCTATCAGCTGCCGCTCCGCCGCATCACCGTCAACCTCGCCCCCGCCGACGTGCAGAAGCGCGGCAGCGCGCTCGACCTGCCGATCGCGGTGGGGATCCTCGCGGCGAGCGGTCAGATCGTGGAGGACCGCCTCGCCGGGACGCTCTTCCTCGGTGAGCTCGGTCTAGAGGGCGACCTGCGCCCGATTCGTGGCGCGCTGCCAATCGCGCTCGCCGCCAACGCGATGGGGTGCACCGAGCTGATCCTCCCCGCGGCGAATGTCGCCGAGGCCGCGGTGGTGGAGGGGGTGACGGTGCGCGGCGCGGCAACCCTCACGGAAGTGTGCCGGCACCTCGGTGGCGAGATCACTCTGGAGCCGGTCCGCACCGACGCGACCGCGTTGATGGCAGGTGCGGCGTTTCCCGATGTGGATTTCGCCGATGTGAAGGCCCAAGGCGCGGCGAAGCGGGCACTGGAGGTGGCGGCGGCGGGGGCGCACAACATTCTGATGATCGGACCGCCTGGGGCGGGGAAGACGATGCTCGCTCGCCGGCTGCCGAGCATCCTGCCGTCGCTCACGTTGGCAGAGGCGCTCGACGTCACGCGGATCCATTCGGTGGCGGGGCTGCTGCCGCTGGGCGAGGCGTTGCTGACGCAGCGGCCGTTCCGGGCACCGCATCACACCGTGTCGTATGCGGGGCTCATTGGTGGTGGCTCGATCCCGCGTCCGGGCGAGGTGTCGCTGGCGCATCACGGCGTGTTGTTTCTGGATGAGGTCGCCGAGCTGCCGAGCAATGTGCTCGAGGTGCTGCGGCAGCCGCTGGAGGATGGGCACGTCACCATCTCGCGCGCGGCGATGACGCTCGGCTATCCGGCGCGCTTCCTCTTTGTCGCGGCGATGAATCCCTGCCCATGTGGCTATGCCGGCGACCCCGTGCGGCAGTGTCTCTGCCCGCCACTCACGGTGCAGAAGTATCTCTCACGGATATCGGGGCCGCTGCTCGATCGGATGGACATTCACCTCAGTGTGCCGCCGGTGGCGTATGGCGATCTGACGTCGCGCGGTGGTGCCGAATCGAGCGCCACCATCCGTGCGCGGGTGGAAGAGGCCAGGGCGCGGCAGCGGGAGCGATTCAAGCGGAGCCGAGGTGTGTTTGCGAACGCGCACATGGGGCCACGTGAACTGGCGCGGCATGTCCCGCTCGACGCCGCCACCGAGGCGGTCATGAAGAGCGCGATCGAGCGCCTGGGCCTCTCGGCGCGCGCCTATCACCGGGTCCTCAAGCTCGCGCGAACGCTGGCCGACCTGGCGGGGAGCGACCAGGTCACGGCGGCGCAGGTGGCGGAGGCGATCCAGTACCGGGTGCTGGATCGGGGGCGGGAGTAG
- a CDS encoding DUF2384 domain-containing protein — protein sequence MTAAVAPTVEQVGALLGLRPRPHTVAELDRVVRAGLPYASMRRVEKHFGLPLQPQVRRFIGSRSTLERREVAGRLSRAESERLARLAGLSGLAEFVWGSAALAQQFLGAPHPQLESRTPLEAAESEIGARQVERLLWSIEHGLPA from the coding sequence GTGACCGCTGCCGTTGCCCCGACCGTCGAGCAGGTGGGTGCCCTGCTCGGCCTCCGGCCCCGACCCCACACCGTGGCGGAGCTCGACCGCGTGGTGCGTGCCGGGCTGCCGTATGCCAGCATGCGGCGGGTGGAGAAGCACTTCGGCCTACCGCTGCAACCTCAGGTGCGCCGCTTCATCGGCTCCCGCAGCACGCTTGAGCGGCGTGAGGTGGCGGGGCGGCTCTCGCGCGCGGAGAGCGAGCGGCTGGCGCGGCTGGCGGGGTTGTCGGGATTGGCGGAGTTTGTCTGGGGGTCGGCCGCGCTCGCCCAGCAGTTCCTCGGGGCGCCGCACCCCCAGCTGGAATCGCGGACGCCGTTGGAGGCCGCGGAGTCGGAGATCGGGGCGCGTCAGGTGGAGCGACTGCTCTGGTCGATCGAGCACGGCCTGCCGGCCTGA
- a CDS encoding ORF6N domain-containing protein, with protein sequence MGSDDKLPPPHPVISLEDRIHLIRGQRVMMDSDLAELYGVAVKALNQAVQRNAGRFPPDFMFRLSLEESVALRSQNVTLIAAGRGGHRKYLPYAFTEQGVAMLSSVLRSPQSVSVNIEIMRAFVRLRALLSTHADLARKLVDLEQKYDGQFRAVFDAIRQLMSPGDGGRQNRIGF encoded by the coding sequence ATGGGAAGCGACGACAAGCTGCCGCCGCCGCACCCTGTCATCTCCCTCGAGGACCGGATCCACCTGATTCGAGGCCAGCGGGTGATGATGGATTCTGACCTTGCGGAACTCTATGGTGTCGCGGTGAAAGCGCTCAACCAGGCGGTACAGCGCAATGCTGGGCGGTTCCCCCCTGATTTCATGTTCCGCCTCTCTCTCGAGGAGAGTGTCGCTCTAAGGTCACAAAATGTGACCTTAATCGCAGCGGGGCGTGGCGGCCATAGAAAGTACCTGCCGTATGCGTTCACCGAACAAGGAGTGGCCATGCTCTCCTCGGTCCTGAGGAGTCCCCAATCGGTCAGCGTCAACATCGAGATCATGCGGGCCTTCGTGCGCCTCAGGGCGCTGTTGTCGACGCATGCCGATCTCGCGCGCAAGTTGGTCGACCTGGAGCAGAAGTATGACGGCCAGTTTCGCGCCGTGTTCGATGCCATCCGGCAGTTGATGTCGCCGGGGGACGGAGGGCGCCAGAACCGGATTGGGTTCTGA
- a CDS encoding RES domain-containing protein encodes MPLAYRICSARYPVLDGTGAAMSGARWNSPGRPVIYTSEHYATTILEQLVHVGRLLVPPGHHGAVIEIPDELLVATFVPAEHPGWDAPDSAVAVAVGDAWLQGGATPLLRVPSLPGQPVEWNLLINPLHAAFTRIRTGVAFSVRWDGRLFGMAVG; translated from the coding sequence GTGCCACTGGCGTACCGCATCTGCTCTGCGCGCTATCCCGTCCTCGACGGCACCGGCGCCGCCATGAGTGGCGCCCGCTGGAACTCCCCCGGGCGGCCCGTCATTTACACCTCCGAGCACTACGCCACCACCATCCTCGAGCAACTGGTGCACGTCGGGCGACTACTCGTCCCGCCGGGGCATCACGGCGCCGTGATCGAGATCCCCGACGAGCTCCTCGTCGCGACGTTCGTTCCGGCCGAGCATCCAGGCTGGGATGCACCGGACTCGGCCGTTGCGGTCGCGGTTGGGGATGCGTGGTTGCAGGGCGGGGCCACGCCGCTGTTGCGCGTGCCGTCGCTCCCTGGGCAGCCGGTCGAGTGGAACCTCCTCATCAATCCGCTGCATGCCGCGTTCACGCGCATCCGGACCGGGGTGGCGTTCTCGGTGCGGTGGGATGGGAGACTGTTTGGGATGGCGGTGGGCTAG
- a CDS encoding PQQ-binding-like beta-propeller repeat protein, with protein MTATTVFIGSNDGHLYAIDRQSGTLRWKTAALGQLSASPAVAGGGVVISTPTDTRAFDVRSGAQRWRVPHGPTLPFPWGHESGDRYVGSPVISNDVVVVGGGDGVVRALTLATGAVRWSTPLNTRLRSTPAIADGRIVVGGVDGSLYALALTTGTTLWRFRTVGDTLHSENFGFDRRTVQSSPAIQDGLVVVGARDGFGYAVSLRDGVERWRVDHQVSWINASAALADGMAIWGSSDGHFVQAVELATGKKRWRAPSENIVWGSAAVAGGMVFVGEGSGLLHALDLKSGAERWRWRAGGGLFSSPVVADSTLYLGGDDGGVYAVALTAGPTLQRAVFWDSSLVASTFFRGHEAVRNWLRDHGYTTLDADGLTKWLDAQASGAPSVVVFAMDALPAGAAPALRRYLDQGGKVVWLGVPPALWPRMADGGLDLKDVDRGAATRLLGVSFAQGNFDPHGATTTAAGARWGLTRWHVSNWGADPASVTEVLATDDEGLAASWVRRFGGRPGSGFVRLFGVDWGGVSGVAPSALAVQVAAEYFPR; from the coding sequence GTGACCGCAACCACCGTCTTCATCGGCAGCAACGACGGCCACCTCTACGCCATCGACCGGCAGAGCGGCACGCTGCGGTGGAAGACCGCGGCACTCGGCCAGCTCTCGGCCTCGCCGGCCGTGGCGGGCGGCGGCGTCGTCATCAGCACGCCAACCGACACGCGGGCATTCGATGTGCGCAGCGGCGCGCAGCGCTGGCGCGTCCCGCACGGACCAACCCTTCCCTTCCCCTGGGGCCACGAAAGCGGCGATCGCTACGTCGGCTCACCGGTCATCAGCAACGACGTGGTGGTGGTGGGCGGCGGCGATGGCGTGGTCCGCGCCCTGACCCTCGCCACCGGTGCCGTGCGCTGGAGCACGCCGCTCAACACCCGCCTCCGCTCCACCCCCGCGATCGCCGATGGTCGCATCGTGGTGGGTGGCGTCGACGGCTCGCTCTACGCGCTCGCCCTCACGACCGGCACCACGCTTTGGCGCTTCCGCACCGTCGGCGACACGCTGCACTCCGAAAACTTCGGCTTCGATCGCCGCACCGTGCAGTCGTCGCCCGCGATTCAGGACGGACTCGTCGTCGTCGGGGCGCGCGACGGCTTCGGCTACGCCGTCTCGCTGCGCGATGGTGTCGAGCGGTGGCGCGTCGATCATCAGGTCTCGTGGATCAACGCCTCCGCGGCGCTCGCCGACGGAATGGCGATCTGGGGTTCCTCCGATGGCCACTTTGTGCAGGCCGTCGAGCTCGCGACGGGCAAGAAGCGCTGGCGCGCACCGAGCGAGAACATCGTCTGGGGGTCGGCGGCGGTGGCGGGCGGGATGGTCTTCGTCGGCGAGGGCTCGGGGCTGCTCCACGCGCTCGACCTGAAGAGCGGAGCCGAACGCTGGCGCTGGCGTGCGGGGGGCGGGCTCTTCTCGTCGCCCGTGGTGGCCGACAGCACGCTCTACCTCGGCGGCGACGATGGCGGCGTCTACGCGGTGGCGCTCACGGCGGGCCCAACGCTACAGCGCGCGGTCTTCTGGGATTCCTCGCTGGTGGCGTCGACCTTCTTCCGTGGTCACGAAGCGGTACGCAACTGGCTGCGCGATCACGGCTACACGACGCTCGATGCCGATGGCCTCACCAAGTGGCTGGACGCGCAGGCGAGCGGTGCGCCGAGCGTGGTGGTCTTCGCGATGGATGCGCTGCCTGCTGGTGCCGCACCTGCCCTGAGGCGCTACCTCGACCAGGGTGGCAAGGTCGTTTGGTTGGGCGTGCCACCCGCACTCTGGCCACGCATGGCCGATGGCGGACTCGACCTCAAGGACGTCGACCGCGGCGCGGCGACTCGCCTCCTCGGGGTGAGCTTCGCGCAGGGCAACTTCGACCCGCATGGCGCGACGACCACCGCAGCGGGCGCACGTTGGGGGCTGACGCGCTGGCACGTCAGCAACTGGGGCGCCGATCCGGCGAGCGTGACGGAAGTGCTGGCGACGGACGACGAAGGACTGGCCGCGTCGTGGGTGCGCCGATTCGGCGGGCGGCCGGGGAGTGGCTTCGTGCGGTTGTTCGGAGTGGATTGGGGCGGGGTGAGCGGCGTGGCGCCGAGCGCGCTCGCGGTGCAGGTCGCGGCGGAGTACTTCCCTCGGTGA
- a CDS encoding energy transducer TonB, with translation MFGTLIESKPATERSLGQTLFSLTVHGALLVGAVHATQGAAAEVRVRLVDSTAVYIRPVDPPEVVHAAPAATSPSPLPAEPTFETVTAPIDIPIGIPPIDLGQSFDPSRFTGVGREGPVQPPVGIGAAGDPGSIGSGQFSSLEVDVPVRYIGGGEPVYPPALRKSGVAGEVTLQFVVNADGKVEPASVRVISSTLYGFEAAAREAILRARFEPATIRGKAVRQLVQQRVRFEVR, from the coding sequence ATGTTCGGCACCCTGATCGAATCAAAACCGGCCACCGAGCGTTCGCTCGGCCAGACCCTCTTCTCGCTCACCGTCCACGGCGCGCTGCTCGTCGGCGCGGTCCATGCCACGCAGGGTGCGGCCGCCGAGGTGCGCGTGCGGTTGGTCGACAGCACGGCGGTGTACATCCGGCCGGTGGATCCCCCCGAGGTGGTGCATGCGGCGCCCGCAGCGACATCGCCGAGCCCGCTCCCGGCGGAACCGACGTTCGAGACGGTCACGGCACCCATCGACATCCCGATCGGCATTCCGCCAATCGATCTGGGCCAATCGTTCGATCCCTCGCGATTCACGGGGGTTGGCAGGGAGGGTCCGGTGCAGCCGCCCGTGGGCATTGGTGCCGCTGGCGACCCGGGGTCGATCGGCTCGGGCCAATTCTCCTCGCTCGAGGTGGATGTCCCGGTGCGCTACATCGGCGGGGGCGAGCCGGTCTACCCGCCCGCGCTGCGGAAGTCGGGCGTCGCCGGCGAGGTGACGCTGCAGTTCGTGGTGAACGCCGATGGGAAGGTCGAGCCGGCGTCGGTGCGGGTCATCAGCAGCACGCTCTATGGCTTCGAGGCCGCCGCGCGCGAGGCGATCCTGCGCGCGCGCTTCGAGCCCGCGACGATCCGCGGGAAGGCGGTGCGGCAGCTGGTGCAGCAGCGGGTCAGGTTTGAGGTGCGGTAG